A single genomic interval of Spinacia oleracea cultivar Varoflay chromosome 6, BTI_SOV_V1, whole genome shotgun sequence harbors:
- the LOC110795327 gene encoding RGG repeats nuclear RNA binding protein A, which yields MATTNPFDLLDDDAEDPALIAAQQKVSAAVANEKKTPAAAAAKPAKLPSKPLPPSQAVREARNEGGRGGGGRGGRGYGRGRGPGGANRENDDTFANDNGAPMVYKEERGQTERRGGYGPPRGGYRGGRRGGFENGEAAEGERPRRTYERRSGTGRGGDVKREGSGRGNWGTPADEIAQETEEPAVVENEAVVAAEKPAGEEVADAGKENPEKEAEEVEPEEKQMTLEEYEKVLEEKRKALLALKAEERKVDVDKDFESMQLKTKKKVDDEVFIQLNSDKDKKKEAAEKEEKAKKSVSINEFLRPAEGGDQYQRRGGRGRGGRGGRGGNGGGGYGMNHATAPKIEDPNQFPTLGGKN from the exons ATGGCAACCACAAACCCCTTTGATTTGTTGGATGATGATGCCGAGGATCCCGCCCTCATTGCTGCTCAGCAGAAGGTTTCTGCCGCCGTCGCCAATGAGAAGAAAACTCCGGCCGCCGCTGCTGCTAAGCCAGCCAAACTCCCGTCTAAGCCACTCCCTCCTTCTCAAGCTG TGAGAGAGGCAAGGAATGAAGGTGGCCGCGGAGGAGGCGGCCGTGGTGGTCGTGGATATGGACGTGGACGTGGTCCAGGTGGAGCTAACAGAGAAAATGATGACACATTTGCCAATGATAATGGTGCTCCAATGGTGTATAAGGAGGAAAGAGGACAAACTGAAAGGCGTGGAGGGTATGGTCCTCCTCGTGGCGGTTACCGTGGAGGACGCCGTGGTGGATTTGAAAATGGAGAAGCTGCTGAAGGTGAACGGCCTAGGAGGACGTATGAGCGCCGTAGTGGGACTGGAAGAGG TGGTGATGTCAAACGTGAGGGTTCTGGCCGTGGAAACTGGGGAACTCCTGCTGATGAGATCGCACA GGAGACTGAGGAACCTGCTGTGGTTGAAAATGAGGCAGTTGTTGCAGCTGAGAAGCCAGCTGGAGAAGAAGTTGCTGATGCTGGAAAGGAGAATCCCGAAAAGGAAGCTGAAGAAGTAGAGCCTGAAGAAAAG CAAATGACTCTCGAGGAGTATGAGAAGGTCTTGGAGGAGAAGAGGAAGGCTTTGCTAGCATTGAAGGCTGAGGAAAGGAAGGTTGATGTGGACAAGGACTTCGAATCCATGCAGCTGAAAACAAAGAAGAAGGTTGATGACGAGGTCTTCATTCAACTG AACTCTGACAAAGACAAGAAGAAAGAGGCTGCAGAGAAAGAAGAGAAGGCCAAAAAG TCTGTGAGCATAAATGAGTTTCTGAGGCCTGCCGAGGGTGGTGATCAATACCAAAGGCGTGGTGGAAGAGGAAGAGGCGGCCGCGGTGGCAGGGGAGGTAATGGTGGTGGAGGATATGGCATGAACCATGCAACTGCTCCTAAAATTGAAGATCCCAACCAGTTCCCAACTTTGGGTGGAAAAAACTGA
- the LOC110795312 gene encoding uncharacterized protein codes for MHRSSSNTRVADEYYRNSSSFFSSPSIDGDISGNGNGNGNGNGGNLPTYNPGSHPAKKEKSRLRSAENAIHLIPLVLVLCAVILWFFSNPVEVVSNKPGSVAARIEGLQVAGAVGIDGTQSTVHLELEEHDLLHRHQHQHNTIDRKRSM; via the exons ATGCATAGATCATCGAGCAACACGAGAGTAGCAGATGAATATTACAGGAattcatcttccttcttctcttcTCCTTCAATCGACGGTGACATCAGTGGCAACGGAAACGGAAACGGGAATGGAAATGGTGGAAATCTGCCAACGTATAACCCAGGATCTCACCCTGCTAAGAAGGAGAAATCTCGACTTAGATCCGCTGAAAATGCTATTCATCTTATCCCCCTTGTTCTTGTTCTGTGTGCCGTCATCCTCTGGTTTTTCTCCAATCCTG TTGAAGTTGTGAGTAACAAGCCTGGTTCAGTTGCTGCGAGGATTGAAGGTTTGCAGGTTGCTGGGGCGGTAGGCATTGACGGCACTCAGAGCACCGTGCATTTGGAGCTTGAAGAACATGATTTGTTGCACCGTCATCAGCACCAGCACAATACAATTGATAGGAAACGTTCAATGTGA
- the LOC110795320 gene encoding monooxygenase 3, producing the protein MSSKTLSSLFHGNKFLPPYSTPSFNHKRSTYTYPPNKFVPYYNPQIGNKILCLSKSNSDTRKEDIVIVGAGIAGLATALALHRVGIPSLVLEQSETLRKGGTSLTLFKNGWKVLDILGVGNELRTQFLQIQGLSIKTDEGKELRSFEFKDVDPSQEVRAVERRVLLQTLADALPPNSVQYSSKLAKIETDQGTGETRLELTNGAKLSAKIIIGCDGIRSQIAQWMGFPEPKYSGHCAIRGLAVYSEGQPHQPRVSYIYGRGIRAGFVPVSQNKVYWFICYNRSSPGPKVSNPLEVKKEALDLVKNWPSELLTTIDLTPDDKISRAALEDRWLWPALTPPVSKGGVVLAGDAWHPMTPNLGQGGCCALEDAIVLAKKLSSAMKHGQGSVEDAMRSYGDERWARVFPLTIRANLVGGLLQWDNPVVCAVRNGFVIPKVVQIGPLLEHTNFVSEPL; encoded by the exons ATGTCATCAAAGACCTTATCATCCCTTTTCCATGGCAACAAATTTCTCCCACCTTATTCTACCCCATCATTCAATCACAAAAGATCAACATACACTTACCCACCTAACAAATTTGTTCCTTATTATAACCCACAAATTGGAAATAAAATCTTATGTCTTTCAAAATCAAATTCTGATACCCGAAAAGAAGATATAGTCATTGTTGGTGCTGGAATTGCTGGCCTTGCCACTGCTCTCGCCCTTCACAG GGTTGGGATTCCATCATTAGTTTTGGAGCAATCAGAAACTTTAAGAAAAGGGGGGACATCACTCACCCTCTTTAAGAATGGGTGGAAAGTATTAGATATTCTTGGTGTTGGAAATGAGCTTAGGACTCAatttcttcaaattcaagg GTTGTCGATAAAAACAGATGAAGGGAAAGAGCTCAGGTCTTTCGAGTTTAAAGACGTGGATCCAAG TCAAGAAGTACGTGCAGTGGAGAGGAGAGTTCTTCTACAGACTCTTGCTGATGCACTGCCCCCAAATTCCGTGCAATACTCGTCGAAGTTGGCTAAGATTGAGACAGATCAGGGAACAGGGGAAACTCGCTTAGAGTTAACCAATGGTGCTAAATTATCAGCCAAG ATTATAATAGGATGTGATGGAATCCGGTCTCAAATAGCACAGTGGATGGGTTTTCCAGAGCCTAAGTATTCCGGTCATTGTGCTATTAGAGGGCTGGCAGTATATAGCGAAGGGCAGCCTCATCAACCGCGAGTGAGTTACATCTATGGAAGAGGAATAAGAGCTGGATTTGTTCCTGTTTCGCAGAACAAAGTTTATTGGTTCATCTGCTACAACAGAAGTTCTCCAG GTCCTAAGGTTTCAAATCCATTAGAAGTGAAGAAAGAAGCACTTGATCTAGTTAAAAACTGGCCTTCCGAGCTGCTGACCACCATAGATCTTACCCCTGACGACAAAATCTCAAGAGCAGCTCTTGAAGACCGGTGGCTATGGCCCGCTCTAACTCCCCCGGTTTCAAAAGGAGGGGTTGTGCTAGCCGGAGATGCCTGGCACCCGATGACTCCCAACCTCGGCCAAGGTGGATGTTGTGCCCTAGAAGATGCAATCGTCTTGGCGAAAAAGCTCTCTAGTGCAATGAAACACGGGCAAGGATCCGTTGAAGATGCAATGAGATCGTATGGAGATGAGAGGTGGGCCCGTGTGTTTCCCTTAACCATACGGGCTAACCTTGTTGGGGGCCTCCTACAGTGGGATAACCCTGTAGTGTGCGCGGTGAGGAATGGTTTTGTCATACCCAAGGTGGTTCAGATTGGACCTCTTCTTGAGCATACGAATTTTGTTAGTGAACCTCTGTAA